A stretch of DNA from Camelus ferus isolate YT-003-E chromosome 18, BCGSAC_Cfer_1.0, whole genome shotgun sequence:
GGCTCGGTGAAGCGGCGCCACTGCGACGGCAGCCCCGGCAGGCGGCCCCGCTGCCAGCGCACGAACTCCTCGAAGAAGGCGTCGGCGCCCGACGCCGCCTCCCACGGGAAGTTGCCGGTGAGCACGCAGAAGATGAGCACGCCGAAGGCCCACACGTCCACGCCGGTGTCCACCGCGAAGCCGTCGGCGCGGCCCGCCTGGCACACCTCGGGCGCCGTGTATGGGATGGTGCCGCTGACCCGCTTCACGCGGCAGCCCACGCGGCGCGTCATGCCGAAGTCGGCCAGCTTCACGCGGCGGCACTCGCGGTCGAAGAGCAGCACGTTCTCCGGCTTGATGTCGCGGTGCACCAGCTGCCGCCCGTGCATGAAGTCCAGCGCCAGGCCCAGCTGCTGCACGCAGCGCTTCACCGTGTCCTCAGGGAGCCCCACCTGCGGCCAGCGGGGCGGGGACAGCCGCTCAGGGGCGCCGgcctgccccagccctctccttcccttcccgccaccgccgctgccgccgccagGACTCCCTCCCGGGTCCCTTTCCCCATCTGGGACTCgcctccctcctgcagccccgcacccccatcccacctgggcacccccaactccctccccgcccccgtgCTCGTCaccacccccttttccccaatAACTATAGGTATAGTTAtgggccaggtgctgtgctaagcGCTCTGCCCCGCACTGACTCAGCTCTGCTTGGGGCTGCTATCTGCCCATTTCCCTTATTCTGACGCTCTGAGAGGACTTGTCACTTATCCAGTAATCTGCAGAGCAGATTCAAACCCTGTAAAGCCAGGTGCCTGGAATCCCCCGGCATTCTGTCCACTCCAAggcacctcctctgggaagcctctcctggccctgccacctcTCCTCTTGTGTCCCCACGTGTTCCTATGCAGCTGTGAAGGAGGGGGGCTGTTGAACTTCATCCCATCACTCTGGCTGCTCCTCATCTTAGTGTGTCAACCGGCTAATTGTGAAGTGTCTGTTTCTCTCACTAGGACCAGAGCAGGAACCTCTTTTCTTGTTTGCTGTGTATCCCCAACCCTCCAAAGAGTGAcaggcatacagtaggtgctcaataaatgattaaACGAGTGGTCTGACTCCTCCCAGGCTTTCACACCTTGGGGACCCAGACGACCATCTCCtgtccctcagcccccagccaggTACCTGAGGAGGAATGATATCGAACAGGTCCCCAGCGGGCGCGTACTCCTGGGCGAAGACGTAGCAGTCCTCTGTCTCAAAAACCACGTCGAAGACCTTGATAAtgaaggggctggaggagaggctgtTCGTGATGCTCACCTCCCGCAGGAAGTTCTTCAGCTTGGTTTTGCTCTTGTTTACAAACTTCAGTGCCATCTTCGTGCCTGGTGGGGCAACAGTGACAGTGGTGAAGACCCCCCTTCCTGCACCCCTGCCCCTCACATACCCATGTCTTTCTGCCCTCAGCTGAGGCCTAGAGAGACAAAAGGACTTGTCAAAGGCCATGCAGCAAGTGAGGGGTCAACCTGGTCTTCTATACCCAGCCCGCTGTCCTGGATGAGAAGGGTGGTAAGGAGAGCCTGTtgttccctccaccctccccttttcttcttgACATACTGTGTGCTTattttgtctgtctcccccagctAGAGGCAGCTCCCTGAGCACAGGAAACTTTGTCTTGTTCGttgctgtatctccagtgccttCAGCAGAGTCTggtacagagtaggtgctcaagaaatgtttgttaaatggatgaatgaataagaagGAACTAGGCTCGGAGAGGTGAGGGTCTGCTGGGCACAGGTCCTGGACTCTGAGCTTGAGTGGGCATCTGTACCCATGTGGGTTCCTGGCTGTGTGATGCATGTGTGCACTTATGTACCACACTTATGCACCACAGTCCCCGCCTTCTGCCCTTCACATTCACAACTCACTCCTCATAATGACCCTATCAGCTGGGCATTAATGCTACCttttttacaaaggaggaaacctaggcatagagaagttaagtcacttgcccaaggtcacagagctagcaagTGGCAAAGCTCAGGTGACCCCATGTCCAGTGTTAActcccactgccccctgcccccactgtgTGCAGCCATGGGTGCTCATGCTGCCCTCATCCCTGACTGGCTGAGTTGGCACTCCTGTGAGGAAGGCATCAAGTTCAGTGGCTAAATGAGAAGGCTCTGGAGCTGACCCCTGGGGTCTCATTCTAGCTCACACCCTCtgtagctgcatgaccttggctGAGTGACTGAATCTCTTTGGGTCTCAGCATCCTCAATGACCTGAGAAATGGAGGTGGCCACACTGACCTCACAGGTCACCTCCCACCCCATTGTAAGCATGGTGCCTTCTTCCCGAGGACCCCCTCTCAGCTCAGACCACCTCCCTGATGGCAGCTATCACTGATATGCTGGTGATTCCCCAGACACCACGGCCAGCACTGACTTCTCCCCTGAGCTTCACATGTCCCTGGGTGCATCCCCTTGGCTCTCCCAAAGGCACCTTATATGGCCCCAAAGTAGCCCACCCTCCAGTCTAGATCCTCTGCCCAGAGATTCCGCCCTGTTCCATCTGCCTGATTCCCTCTTCCCTGGGCCACTTCAGACTACATGTTCTCCATCTGGACCACTAACTCTGCCTCCCTGATGGCCTCCTGGCCCCTGTAGAGAGCCCCAGCCAAGTCCCCACTCCTGTCTTAGAACTGGCTACCCACAGACACTCACCTGTGCCCTTGTAGGCTACCAGATCAACCTTCCCATAGGTGCCCTTGCCCAGCTCCCGGACGAGTTCATAGTGCTTGGTGACGTCACTCGCAGCCAGTGTGCGGAGGGTCAGTGCCTGCATGTCTTCAGTGAGGAGGGGCACGCCTGCACCCAGCCCAGGGGCGGTCCCTGGCCCgcagcagggcagggagtggggcgGCTCGGGCTCTGGGCAGCCCACGCTCATCTTCTCCCTGGTGTGGGGGGTGTGGCATGGAATGTGACATCAGGCCagggccctctcctccctccccagggcccaggatcCCCGGGGCTGGGCCCAATGCCTGGCCTAAGATGACCACGAGGGGGCGAAAAGCATCTTCACTGCATCACCTTTACCCAAAAGCTTCAGGGACAGCCTTGAGCCAGCACTCCCTGGAGACACAGTCACTGCTGCCCAGCCCCTACTTGGGAACCATTGGTCTGTCTCATGCTATGATCCAGACACAATGCCAGAGAAGGCACACGTATTTatttcacacacagacacacatgagTTCACATGAGTGCTCCCATTCACAAGTATTGATCAGCACCTGCCGTTTGCCAGGTGCTGTTCggagccctggggacacagcacCGAACACACAGATCAGACTCCGGCCCTCAACAGGACTTAGGTTCTAGGGTGGAAATGGACAATATACAGTGAACGCATGAATGATATACTGTGATTAAAGGTGACATGGGCTGTAGAGGAAATaaggcagaggtggggcaggtgCGGTCTGAGGGCAGGGGTCACAGGATCAAACACCTCAGCCACAGGAGCCTCAGCCTCTGGCAGGGCGGTGCAGGTGTGGCCGCACACCCACCACAGCCTTATAATCCCTCCCCCAATCACAGACAACACAACCCCAGCTCAGCTACACATAACTGCAGCTGCGGTCCCAGGGTCCTGCCCAGCCCCCCCGGACTCAAGGACAGAACACCTGTTCCACAAAGACCCAGCCCTccaccaccctcaccctccacctTCACGGCCTGACTGACCCTTCAGTGTCCACCCGCGCTGGTCACCCCCTCAGGGGTACTGACTTTGTGTCCAGTTGGTGCTGGGGGTGCAGAGAGCTGCTGTAGGGAGAGTTCAGGGCTGGGTGACAGTGAGCATCCATCTGGGGCCTGCTCTTCTTGTCTGTTTAATGGAGGGAGGCTTAGGCCAGAGAGCTGAGCCTTCAGGAGCAGGTGTCCGTGTGtccatgtctgtgtgtgcacCAGCAGGAGAGGCCAGCGCCGAACCCTCTCTAGGCTGACCCTGGGGCACTGCCTCCTGGTGCAGCTCCTCTGCCCTCACTCCCTTTGCCCCTAGTCCTACCCTGCCCAAGTTAGAATCCCAGTTCTGACTCACTAGCTAGATGTCCTCGTGCGAGTTACTTCAtgtctttgtgtctcagtttccccattttataaaaaGGATGTAATAGTATCCTTTCCCTAAGGGTCAACAGCTTGGAGCCTTGGTGCCTGGTACAGTGAGCTCCCCCTCCCAAAGTGTCGGGTGTGGATGTGTTCTCACCCTCTCTTGCTGAGCACGGCTGGAGGCTGTGGGCAGGGGTGAGCCTGGCATCTTCACCCTGGTCTGGCTGCTCCCCTTCCAGGCCCAAaccctcttctccctctgtcttccccttccctctctgcacGACCCAGCCTCCCACTTCACGCGGAGAGAAGGAACATCAGGAGGGAACTTCCTggcctcccacccagccccaaACGGAGCTCCATCTGCACGTCCTCCCAGCTGGCTGACTAGGGGAGCGGAGAGCGGTCCTCCCCTCCTCCGCTTGGGCTCCCGCCCCCTTCTGCTTCCTCAGGATCCTGTTCCCCGTCCGGCCCCCGCTCCCCTCCATTCATGAATGAGCTGAAATCCCACATGATGCCCTCAGACAGACCCCTAGACGGAAGGATGGTGCCAGACCCCCAACACCTGGTCCCGTTTCCTCTGCGACTGTCAGTGTGTTGAAGCCAACCTTGCCTGGCACCATCCCAAGTCTGTGCAACCTCAGCTCCGGACTGGACAGCACTGGGCCCCTCCTGCTACAGGGCTGAAGTGGGGTGGTATCTCCCCATGATAGTctttctctggctgcagggctggaAGGGCCAGCTCTCCAACCCCTGAATGAGAAAACCCaggccacctgctctggggccACTGGGACAGGTAAGGCCATTCCTGTGGAGAATGTGGGGCTACCCCCAGGGGTGTTGATGAGCACACACCCTCTTCGCCTTGAactctgccccctgcccaccaGGAAAAGATGCTGGGCTGCTCTGCTGACCTACTTCTCCCGATGTGTGTGGAATCCCCAAGGGCTGCTGAGGCGGGCAGGCCACGTGTGTGCAGGCACATGTGCGCACACGTGTGGCAATGCTCCCACTTTGGGCTCTGGCCCTGTCAGGTCACTTCGGGCTGTTTGCTGCATCTCTTGGGAGCTTGACTGGCAGCTGCAAGTTGCTAGAAGCCCTTCTTCCCTGCCCCCCTCACTCCCCCAGGGACTGCTGGGTGCCTGACTGGTCTCTGCTGCTTTGGCCTCAGAGTTGCCCTgggcaggcactgggctgggttAGGGGCACATCAACTCCTCCCAGGCTCAGCCCATGTTCTGACTGCTGCCCAGCACTGCCTAGCTTCAGCTCTAATGCCCTTCTCCAGTGCCCTCCACCATTCCCGCTTCCTGcttccactgcccctgccccacaccccaTCTCCTGTATCTTATGCTCAGGTCCtactcctccaggaagacttccctgcTGCCCTAGGTGCCAATTCCTGTCTCTGAGGGGCCCCAGGATTCAGAGTGCATCTATATGTCTATCTCTCAGGTCCCCTGTTGAATATCTTGGGTGTCCCTGTCTGTCCCCATCAATGGGCCAAAAGCACCATGGAGGCTGGTGCTACATCCAATTCAACTCTCTATCATCTCTTTCCTTGGTTCCTAGGGTCCAGTTTGGGGGTCCTCCGTATAGCCCCCTCACTCGTTCAACTTCCCTCTCCCATCAGGCCTGTTCTCTGCAAGGTGTCAGCAGGAGATGAGGAACTAACCCGCACACTGTCCCTGCTGCTGTGTCATCCCCCCAGGTACACCCTGCCTCTGACCCAGTTACGAGGCACGTGACTTAAGAG
This window harbors:
- the SBK1 gene encoding serine/threonine-protein kinase SBK1 → MSVGCPEPEPPHSLPCCGPGTAPGLGAGVPLLTEDMQALTLRTLAASDVTKHYELVRELGKGTYGKVDLVAYKGTGTKMALKFVNKSKTKLKNFLREVSITNSLSSSPFIIKVFDVVFETEDCYVFAQEYAPAGDLFDIIPPQVGLPEDTVKRCVQQLGLALDFMHGRQLVHRDIKPENVLLFDRECRRVKLADFGMTRRVGCRVKRVSGTIPYTAPEVCQAGRADGFAVDTGVDVWAFGVLIFCVLTGNFPWEAASGADAFFEEFVRWQRGRLPGLPSQWRRFTEPALRMFQRLLALEPERRGPAKEVFRFLKHELTSELRRRPSHRARKPAGDRPPAAGPLRLEAPGPLKRTVLTESGSGSRPAPPAVGPGPVPVPVPVPVPVPVPEPGLAPPGPPGRTDGRPDKSKGQVVLATAIEICV